The Kineococcus mangrovi genomic interval GCAGTCCCTGTTCGCCCTGCAGCGGACCGGAGGACGATCTCCACGGGCCGCGTTCCTGTACGACGACTCCTGGCTGAGCAAGAAGGTCACCGTCGCCGAGCTCGACGCCCACGACTGGGCTGTCGACCTCTTCCCCGGCGTCCCCACGGCCCTGGCCCGCGTCTCCCCGCTCCTGCAGCCCGTCGTGCAGCAGTGGTGGGTCGACGACGTCCAGCGCCACAACGCCGCCGAGCTCGACCTCCCCGACCTGCACGCCTTCCTCTTCGGCGCCGACCGCGCGGCCGTCGCCCGGCTCGCACCGGGGTTGCGGGAGTTCCAGGAGAACCGCTGCTTCTACTGCGACCAGCGGCTGGGCGCGCGCGTGCACGTCGACCACGTCCTGCCGTGGTCGCGCGTCCCCCTCGACGGGGTGCGCAACCTCGTGGCCGTCGACCCGCGCTGCAACGGCGACAAGCTCGCCACCCTGCCTGCGGTGCAGCACGTCCGCGACCTCCTGGCCCGCCCGGAGGCGGACCTGCAGGCCCTGGCCGCCCCGTTGCGCTGGCCCGTCGACACCGACCGGGTGCGGGGCGCGGCGACCGGGATGTACCGGGCGGCGACGGCGGGCTCACCGCTGTGGCGGGCGCCGGGCCTCTACGACTTCTTCGACGGCCACCTCCCCTGGTGAGGTGCGTACCCTGCCGCCATGCCCCGTCGCCCGGACGCCCCCGCTCCCGGCTCCTTCGGCCCCTCGGTCCTGCACGCGTCCTTCGACCGGGCACGGCCGGACCCGGCGGTCGCCGAACCGCGCGAGGAGACCGTCACGTTCCGACTCCGCGTGTCCCTCGACGACGTCGACCCGCCGGTCTGGCGGCGCCTGGACGTGGCGTCCGACCTGACGCTCGACGACGTCCACGACGCGCTGCAGCTGGCGATGGGCTGGACGAACTCGCACCTGCACGGCTTCCGCCGGTTCGACGCCGGCTCCGGGGAGTTCGACACGCCCTTCCTCACGAGTTTCGAGGTCGCCGAGGGCGAGGACGGGGTGGACGAGGCCACCGTCCGCCTCGACCAGGTGCTCTTCGCACCGGGCGACCGGCTGGAGTACGCGTACGACTTCGGTGACGGCTGGGGCCACACCGTCCTGCTCGAGGCCGAGCTCCCCCACCCCGAGGTCGCGCCGGGCGTCGTGTGCACCGACGGGGCGCGCGCCTGCCCGCCGGAGGACTGCGGCGGGCCGTGGGGTTACCAGCAGGTCCTCGACCTCGCCCGCGACCGGCAGGAGGGACGGCCCGTCCCCGTGGACCTGCAGCACCTCCTCGACGCCTACCCCGACCTCGACCCCGAGCACTTCTCGGTCGAGGAGACCAACGAGGCCATCGCGGCCGGCCCGGTCCTGCCCGAACCCGGCGGCGGCCACGGGCTCGACACGACGGGTTTCCCCGCGGAACTGGCGGACGTGGTGCGGCGGCTGCCCGCCGGTACGGCCCACACGCTGCACGACCTCGTGCGCCGAGCCCTCCCGCACGGCAACCTGACCGCCGCGCCGTCCTCGGCCGACCAGGACGGTCTGCTGCACGACGTCCTGTGGGTGCTGGACCGCGTCGGGGACGAGGGGCTGCCGCTGACGAGCGCGGGCTACCTCAAGCCCGTCGACGTCCGCGCGGCGTTCGAGGCGTTCGACCTCGACGCGGAGTGGATCGGTGCCGGCAACCGCGAGGTCCAGACGCTGCCGGTCCTGGAGTTCCGGGGACTCCTCCGGTCGTTCGGACTCGTCCGCACGTACCGCGGCCGGCTGCTGCTGACGAAGCTCGGCCGGCAGTTGCGGGGTGACCAGGCGCGGCTGCTCGCGCACCTCGCCGCCGGCCTCCCGGTGGGGAAACAGGAACACGAGCGGCTGCCGCAGCTCCTCGTGCTGCTGGCCGTCGCCGCGGGCCGGTCACCGGAGGCGCACGAGGCGTGGACGTTCGCCGCGGCGGTGCTGGACGACCTGGGGTGGCGGCTGCCGGAGCGCCGGCTGGTCTGGCACGACGCGATCGGGCCGGCCGCTCCGACGACCACGCTGCTGCGTCGGCTGGGCCTGCCGCCGGTGCTGGGCCTGCGCGAGGACCCACCGCCACCAGGCCCGGCCCTGGTCGCGTTCGCCCGGACCGCCCTGACCACGCGGTGACGCCTGCCCCTCACCCGCCGCGCACCCACCCGGGTGATCTTCCTCAGCTCCCCCCGGCCCGGCCGCCGAAGCACCAGGGGTGGGCATCGCGGGAGGTGGAGCGGAGGAGCAGGCGCGACGCGCGAGCGCGCGCGTGGACCGGCTGCGCCGCGAACTGACCGCCGCCGAGCTCCGCGAGCAGCTCGCCGCAGCGGAACGCGCCCAGCACGCCTGGTCGGCCGGCGCGGAGGGCGAGCGCCTCGTCGCGCAGACGCTGGCGGAGCTGGAACGGCACGGGTGGCGGGTGCTGCACGACGTCCACTGGCCGGGCCGGAGGTTCGCGAACCTCGACCACGTGGCGGTCGGTCCGGGTGGGGTCGTCGTGGTGGACGCGAAGAAGTGGTCCGGGAACGTCACCGTGGACGACGGTCACCTGCGCCAGAACGGGTACCGGCGCGAGAAGGAGCTGGACGGGGTGGCGCGGGCGACGGCGGCCGTCGCGGCGCTCCTGCCGCCCCGGTACCGGTCCGCGGCGCGCGGTGTCCTGTGCCTGGTGGACCAGCCGTTCCGACCGACCCGCACCCGCTCGGGGGTGCGGGTCGTGGGCCGCGCGCACCTCGTGGGGCACCTGCGCTCCCTCGACGGGACGTTGACCCCGGCCGAGGTCGAGGAGCTGGCGCAGTTCCTGCGCGAGCAGCTGGACGGCGCGCGCAGCCCGGACCTCACCACGACCGCGGCGGTCGACACCACGACGTCGCCGCGGCACGAACCGTCGGCACGGGCCCGTCGAGCCCCGGCACGGCGGCCGGTGTCGCGCCGCCCACCGGCCCGCCGCCGGCCACGGACGGTGCGGTCGACCCGCGAGAACGCGCTGGCGGTGCTGCTGGCGCTGGTCGTGCTGTTCGTCGGGTCGATGCTGCTCACGTACTTCCTGGCCGGGGTCGTGGCGCCGGCGCTGTTCACGCGCTTCGTGGCCGGGATCCTCAGCGGA includes:
- a CDS encoding IS1096 element passenger TnpR family protein: MPRRPDAPAPGSFGPSVLHASFDRARPDPAVAEPREETVTFRLRVSLDDVDPPVWRRLDVASDLTLDDVHDALQLAMGWTNSHLHGFRRFDAGSGEFDTPFLTSFEVAEGEDGVDEATVRLDQVLFAPGDRLEYAYDFGDGWGHTVLLEAELPHPEVAPGVVCTDGARACPPEDCGGPWGYQQVLDLARDRQEGRPVPVDLQHLLDAYPDLDPEHFSVEETNEAIAAGPVLPEPGGGHGLDTTGFPAELADVVRRLPAGTAHTLHDLVRRALPHGNLTAAPSSADQDGLLHDVLWVLDRVGDEGLPLTSAGYLKPVDVRAAFEAFDLDAEWIGAGNREVQTLPVLEFRGLLRSFGLVRTYRGRLLLTKLGRQLRGDQARLLAHLAAGLPVGKQEHERLPQLLVLLAVAAGRSPEAHEAWTFAAAVLDDLGWRLPERRLVWHDAIGPAAPTTTLLRRLGLPPVLGLREDPPPPGPALVAFARTALTTR
- a CDS encoding HNH endonuclease, with the protein product MDALDLGARLAQLLATGRRVSTYKLATLDALLQHCLENPVDEHEGLRVPIPALAERVVEAYWPQVRVYGEHGVLRQNEQSRTGTVTLLDTVARARTVAEACGRGSVTRWRTDDPAAWVRTRRSVAHTLAQQSLFALQRTGGRSPRAAFLYDDSWLSKKVTVAELDAHDWAVDLFPGVPTALARVSPLLQPVVQQWWVDDVQRHNAAELDLPDLHAFLFGADRAAVARLAPGLREFQENRCFYCDQRLGARVHVDHVLPWSRVPLDGVRNLVAVDPRCNGDKLATLPAVQHVRDLLARPEADLQALAAPLRWPVDTDRVRGAATGMYRAATAGSPLWRAPGLYDFFDGHLPW
- a CDS encoding nuclease-related domain-containing protein — its product is MGIAGGGAEEQARRASARVDRLRRELTAAELREQLAAAERAQHAWSAGAEGERLVAQTLAELERHGWRVLHDVHWPGRRFANLDHVAVGPGGVVVVDAKKWSGNVTVDDGHLRQNGYRREKELDGVARATAAVAALLPPRYRSAARGVLCLVDQPFRPTRTRSGVRVVGRAHLVGHLRSLDGTLTPAEVEELAQFLREQLDGARSPDLTTTAAVDTTTSPRHEPSARARRAPARRPVSRRPPARRRPRTVRSTRENALAVLLALVVLFVGSMLLTYFLAGVVAPALFTRFVAGILSGTVAAPGAGG